The following nucleotide sequence is from Branchiostoma lanceolatum isolate klBraLanc5 chromosome 18, klBraLanc5.hap2, whole genome shotgun sequence.
gacaatcaactggtatgatttagaattgatgagagacactcctaatatgtcagtcataaaggttaaaatcatttggcgaaggtatgaggtcgtggaactctagttgttaatgttaatgtcaacgtcccgacacgggatgtttcctaaggtgggaaactttggacactttgtgtgcactattgtgcgcactggtgtccaatcttggtgacacaggggtagaaaattcgtgtacatagcgaggaaatgccaggtttcaccatagtgtccaagcttgcaaacttgtggaaatctttgtttccatgcagtgttaaaataagaaaaacaccatGTGTGTCGAAggataccaccagaaaagttttgaaccttctcaatcgcatataacttcagtaggacacaacaataacaacacaaggatgggagccaggtagtagtgaagttgtgtctgcacctgtcagagtactagtagtgtccctaattaaattgactatttctaccaatcaggttgagcttgataaatccgtgTGTACGTTACAACGAGCTCTcgcattggctgaccgaattagtccaccttgCCAGATGactaaagatgtgacctaaaggtcagtgaccccatatgaggaaaatagccgatcttctcccaaaaataccctctaaaatcgtatttcgaagtgttcTATGCCAAAAGTGCGTATGGGATTCttagaatatttgttcaatgtacccccatagcaaatctcaggtcatttggatctatttccagagcacaggaggccaaaatgtacgtttttggtcagaaaaacctcaataaaatcactttcaaggtcaatatcgaaaaaaatgaagaaaaggtCCCatggtatttacccactctacatgtataacaaatttcagctcagttggtccagggacgaccgagctgcgtCGACAGTAAGATTTGACAagagaaagaaaccttacgaacacagtacgttgcgcccaacagtatgttgggctcaacataacaatatgtacCGTCCATAcatagtatgggcgatacataaatATTTGGGACTACCGTGGAACCctggtcgcggaagaactgggatGTGCACCGTTAATGACATTTAttctaccaaaaataatgatgGTATGTGGGTAACTTAGGTGTCGGCAAAGGGCAATTTCGATAAGGGCTCCTAGTGGCGTTCCATGGTATTGAAAGGAAACGAGATATCGCTGTTTTTCTGTCTTGATAGATAGTTTACTGGCGTGCGGATAGGTTTGGACCCTGTATGAGCTTCTTTCTAAAACGGGACTTTCGTTACTACTTCAAGAACGGAGCGAAAGATTTTGGCATGTAGCTATAGGCGGCtcagaccccgttcacactcatttttttcaatcgcgattgaagtataatcgcgattgttcgatccgatcgcgattgaacacaaagaaacttttgcgttcacactgcttttcgccaagtggattaaagtacgccgtgatccgatcgcgattgaagcacgattgaagcatgctatcggcgatcatctggtaaatgttgttgttgtccttgttttgtgtctatttttccgctagacattgccacttggtgcggtaaatgtccctctttcggtgacatttccccagtttagcctgcacctcctctctcccccagattgcgatgaggaccctggtctcctcatcgcgccatctgccaccagctgaagttgctgacggagttttattcttcttcttgggcattgttgacgatgaaaagttgttgttgttgtaaaagagcgatctgacgtgcggcttgggtttgttttcccgcgcgatgcgaactatgaccccacgtacccgcatgtacatgacctcccacccccgaaaccagccgaaatctccgccgatcgcgatggaatgaatcgtagttgtgttcacactcaaaatttgataggattggattggatccgatcgcgattaatccaatacAATTGAAAGCTAAAGGTGTGAATTAGACCAATATTTTGCAAAGAGGTCTGAGGAATTCGAACTCAAGATTGTGTATGATTATTCGATCGACCAAGAATAATTTGCACACCAGACGACATAGGCACCACAATCGTGTTATTGTTGCTTCTTATGTTTTTTCAGGAGTTCCCGTCGCAAAAATACATCAAGCAACTAATCGTTATCGACAAGATCAAAACCATTTACTGTTACATCCCTAAGACAGGatgtacaacaacaaaatttgtaTTGTACAATCTCCAACATAACGCCAATGAGAGCGATGTAGATCACGAACTGGGATGGATTCACAAACAAGACTTCAGATTGCTGAAACACTacagtaagaaagaagctgacATGCGTCTTGCGACATACAATAAACTCATTGTCGTCCGCGACCCCTTGGAAAGGTTTGTCTCACACATTCTCcctgggtatgtgtgtgtgtgtgtgtgtgtgtgtgtgtgtgtgtgtgtgtgtgtgtgtgtgtgtgtgtgtgtgtgtgtgtgtgtgtgtgtgtgtgtgtgtgtgtgtatgcatgtgtgtgtgtgtgtgtgtgtgtgtgtgtgtgcatgtatgtgcgtgtgtgtggctATTtgtgtttggtgtttgtgtgtgtatgtgtttgtgtatgtaccGCGTGTGTGtcgcgtgcgtgtgtgtcgcgcatgtgtgtgtatgtatgtgtgtgctcgCACGCACAGAAGCATAAGAAGATATCTTTTACTGCTTGTAGGCAAGATATAATTCAATGTGCATGACGACATAAGACAAATCTCTCTCTAGCTGTTACTGTAAAAGAATATCAAATGTTAGATAGCCCACTGCGTAAGCCAAATACTGTAGGTGGATGCCTACTCCTTTATCTTATTAGATAGTGCCTTTACATTTCTTGCTTCCATAATACATATATGAGTTTCATTtgaaagttcttgcccgaggacTAAATGAAAGAGCATAAAGAGACTTGACGTACGtagagcaatcacaaaactcagaattggctgtcaCAAATTAAGAATAGAAGCCGGGAAGTTCCGAAATATCCCAATCGACCgaagggtttgtccattttgtccagagttAATTGAACACTAATTAACTGATTTTATGTCTGAAATACACTGATGTAAGTAATTCACTACACAATGGACGTagatagcaaatttaagtacatattgaTCTGTAATGTATgcataggaaaatatataaaagaattTCTAGACGTCAGAAATtattccaatgattgtaaaagctcatgatcccatCCTATACTtgattctttatttctttatttcgggtataaaaacaaacccataggaACATAATACATATTTAAAAGAGTTATAGGCttaacacaaacaccaaatTACATACAAATTCAAAGAGGTTTAAAAGAAAACTAGATGCACAATAGGCCGTAAACATTACAGAAATATGAGTTCCTGTAGTAGGCGTCAGATACTAACAGGCTCCTGATCGAACGATTCTCTGAAAAGCGTAATCTATTTAAGAAAGAATGGCATACCCTCCATCGCCTAGAATCGAAAGTGTCGGTTAAGAAGTGTACAAACATTCCACTAGCATTGCACCGTCGTGGCAGATTCATAATAATACGGAAGCAACGctcttgtattagatagattagcCATATAAAACTGTAGTTTTAAAGTACCAGTAGCTGCTATACGTTGTAGCATGTAAAATTCTTGTGAAATAAAGTTATATACATAAAAAGTATACATTTAGTGCAACATAACAATGTTGCATATTTGCAATGATAATTCTTGGAAATTTGACATGATGTGTTAATTTTCTTACTTTTCAGGCTAGCGTCTGCCTGGCTTGATAAATTTGTCCACAACCCACACCGCTTCTCATACATAAGGAGGTTGCAGCggaaaacattaaaaaagaaCTGGACAAAAACGACAACAAAGAGGGTAAGGATCTTCGTCCTGAGATTGAAGAATGGCCAGTATGATAATTCTAAAATCATGAAGGAGCATGATTTTCTAAAATCCATAAGGGTGTATGATTTTCtataatgtagaaaatattaTGGATTTAGAAATTTAGAAGAGAGTGTTTAATCCAAAATTTAGAAGAATAAAACCTGGACGATAGCACATTATTTTAGAATTAAGAAAGTAGCATGATATTGTGAAATTTAGAAGAGATTATACGCATATTATTTTAATTTGGCTGCTTTTTTcataaagatacaaaaggcaCATCTAATCTGAATTTTATAACCTCCTTACAAACTGTGCGTGTACGTCTGTCCgtatgtctgtgtttccacaaATTTGTGGTCAGAAATAAATCAATGGGTTAAGATTAAATTTAGTGTGTTGTAAAGACGAGGgtaaaggttgattttggggcccttgtgtgtgaccttggtactgcagcagaacttcaggttTTGTACCTTTGATCCTGGACATCCTATGGCGACGGATAGCTTTTAATGCAAGGAAGAAGTGAGGTGGCTCTGCCCCCCTGCAACTttttctagaactgcaggggcgttttcattaaaatatttcacggatgataaaataacaaagaaacaacGTATTTCAATAATATTCGATACGCAAATTATGACGTAATTTGAATAATAAATGTGAAAATCTTTGATTATGGTGTTTTCCATAATTCgacttacatgtaacatatgcaaTGCAGGTGGAACATTTACAGATACCAGTTATGCAAACTAGGGCATTCATAATTAATGTGAAAGTGTTAAAATTCATATAAGAAGTGAATGTCGGGCATTCCATACATGTGACCTGTATAAGGTAGTAAAAGGTGTACCTAACCATTCCTAGATTTATGTAGATATAGAAGCTATATCCTTGAAATATGAGATCTACGAACTGTTGTTGCTTATGTTTCAGTCCGGATCCTGGAACAGACGAGGATCCGAGGGGATTACAAGTGTCGTCCAATCACCAGTTCCCTTCCGAGACTTTATCAGGAGTGTTATTGACAACATCTATCCAAATGCACACTGGGAACCGTTCTTCAGTCTGTGTGCTCCCTGTCAGGTACTTCCCGCACATCACTTACAAAATGGTTTGGTTTCAGTCATCTCGAAACTGAAAGGACGTATCTAGTATTCCTTAGGCCATACTGCCCCACATCTATCATTGCCATATTTTGAGACATAGATATAAACAATACAGCTATATATACATACCCACCATTTTGTAAGGGGGTGAGTTACTAGTAGTTGTTCTGGCCTTGACCCCGATGGAGTGTCCCTTACGAGTTCGTTAGTTGCagtatataaactacgcacaaaaagttcggaaacttaactttggtcgatcatatctccgttgtttcttgatcaatttcaatgatttatatgtcattgaaaagcttttgtgattttatttcccatgatacttaacttattattgttgtaaattaatacaacgagcaccagacctgcttatgcgagcgagtttcataaaaaaagtgcccaaattacctTACTAATgtaaaacgctcaattcagtattttgtcttctgctggtagcacgtggcttttgtacgagggtaatatggaacttgaatcaacaaaacacattaatatgaaagccaagtgtagtcttcatccaaagaaaaaatgcgtaaaggagcctcagttatgatgagggtggcttaatactgagtacacacgccaagggctgtcaccacagcccggcacatcctcctcatgcttgtcatcagttttgttacgcggtccctggctattcttccacaaggagtcgtcgcaggtcgaccagtgttgctctgttgatcacaactgcttgcacagctcgcccaagctgatcagtgatcacagagtctgagactgtgttcaattgtgttgagatctgggctgcaggaggggcattctatcctctgtattcctgcatactggaggtggtctgaaatgactctcattctgtatggacgtgcactttcatcttgcagaatggcacccagtctcataatcatattgcagaggtaaggatcttggaaatgtgactggatggaggaAGCTGTCTCTTTATCGACACATCgaagttgcttaggatgattagcctgtttttttccgctggcagttagcgttgtactgcctcacactataacactgaccccaacaaacagtcagtcaatctgtgcaacagtcagcatagggttctcctcgccgccccaacactttcttttacccatccaacagtcgaagtaaaccttctcttatctgtagctgtgaacataacatttcaccacacactgttccattcacgatttggacgacaccaccactaatgggtttggcgctgcgctaggtgtttgacactattatggaaatttgggcactttttttctacaacccactcgtgtaagcaggcctggtgctcacTCCatcagattgcaattataatgagtagggtatcataggaaaggaaattacacaggctttccaacgatacataatacattgaaattgataaaaaaaacaatggaaatatgatcaatcaaagtaaagtttccaaactttttgtgcgtagtttagttgCTATGTACGCTCAACCGAATGAAGACACCGGAGCGTGCTGCGTTGAAAGACGTCTGTATTCGTTCGCTTCTCTGAGTTTTATATCCATATTTATACGTTTCCTTGCCGCATACACATCATCTATTTCTAATAAAAAGTTACATTGTCCTCAAACTTAGTCATGATGATGCATTCGATGACGTATGTCCTTACAAGTAATGGATCATCGATTGACCGTACCCAAATATGGTGAGATGGTCAGCCAGGCATTGCACCTCCTGCGCCGGGCAGGGTTCATTGAGGGTCATTTCTCAGGGTGACTCCTCAGAACGCCTACTCTTTCCCAAAAAGTAAAAGGGGAGGTGGTGACTACTACAGCTTCATTGAGATGTTTTATTGAGAATTCCTTTTAAACATTGGGTGAGTTGAATTTTCGTAGAGAAAACATTGACAATTGAGCTGCGTTTAGAGGTGAGGGTGTCCACCTTTGAGCTTAAATGTGACCTGCTCAAATACAGACAACCACGTCCTTCTGGTTCACATCACCATCTTCGATACTGCTCAGCCCGCCTTTCGGCGGATTATTAGCAGCTGCGCAAGTGTTAGTAACAGGTGCAAACAGAGGGTAGAAGGGGGTAGACAAGGACATGTGCAAGAACTGGACAAGTGAAACTTTTAGTGTTGTGAGTAAtttaatatttacatatatacaaggacggggGGCAGCTCAATGCAGCGAAGCCCGTCCCAGCTCAGCTTTGAACTGGGTTTACGTGTTAAAGAAATCATCAACAAATATTCCACAATGTTCTTTCAGATTCTACGACATAGGGGGCACCAGAAATACACACAGCTCGGCTTCTTCCAAGCCCCGGCCACACATAGGTTCCTAACACCTTACAGTACCTTTCTATTTCTATAGGTTAAATACGACTTCATCGCCCATACGGACACCCTAGCAGCAGACTTTCGCCTGTTCTTCCACAAGATTGGTGCTGTAGTGAAGGACAGCATTCTCCCGAGACAATACCCCACACGGGGTAAAGCTGGCTTAGGGAACATCTTTCGAGAAGTCCCGACGGAGGACATACGTCGTATCGGAGAAATCTACAAACCGGATTTCGACATGTTTGGATACTCGTTTGACGCAGACCATGCGCTAATCGAGCACGGGCGGATGAAGGCATTGAATGTCTCAGTTCAACAATCAGGCGATATCCAAGTTTGATCATCGCTAAaaggcttgtttttttttcagaaagatCTGTTGGAATATATTTTTTACATAACGATAAAGAGGGTAATCAAATGGGTTGTAGTgattagaatagaatagaatagaatagaatagaaatgtTACTATTATTACATACCTGAAAAATTACCTTTTCGTAGTAAGATGATTGTGTGATGCAAAGACTAATCCCAAATGTGTAGTCCCAAATGAGTTGTTTTGTCACGACACTGATTGTTAAGAAAGGGATTGTCAATAAGTTGAATTGTTTTAAAGTTCCTAATCATTTTGTCTGTTACCATAGCAGACTGTgaaaatgtaaaactgaaaacgttggaaataaaggtcataatTTAAACGTTCCATACACATTTCATTAGACGcatgataaagaaaatattgtttgagttttgaaaatgttaccaTGCACGAATAGTTTTTGGGAAACAGTCGTagtttgaaaatcaattttagACTACAATTCGacaacctcatacctccatgaaatgtttagagcttttgtaaatttgcaaatgacttatacatttacataatttatgcatggttCACCATCAACTAACATACTTATGTCATGAGTataaaatttccatcatttatcATTAAGTGGTTGTGCCATTTGgtattagttatgcaaatcagtttctcatttgcatgtttgacATCTCTTTATGTTCCACGGTTCCACCTGACATAGATTACATGTGTTACATCTATTGAAGTCCAGTTATGGAAAACAATTGAATCACATAGAATTTCCTGGTAAATTACGTAGATTAACGAATCATGGTCAGATGCTACATTGACTATAGCTATGATACGAAGGGTACATGTAAAGCTTTTCATGAATTGTTGTTTGCTGACAAAACAGAACCGCCAAATGTAGAGCAAAAATTTGGAGACCTCATACATCAGTATTACCTGCATGTGACGTATGTAGTAAAGGATATTGGACAGCATCTTTCAAGGCAAAGTGCCCCGAAATAGTTCGACATGTACTGACAATGCTGCGATATCGGTAACGAAACGAAACAGTTGACTTAATCGAAAAATACCCTTTCCCAGCCACACAGGTCATTTTCTCTCAGCGGTACAACATTTCTTTACGCCTAATTTTGATGGAAATCATTTGCAGTAACTTAAGATTTGTGCCAATAGACATGCTCGAAATTCTTGTCACAGTGCGCACACGCAAAATGAATTGATTTCAAACCTACGTCCTAGGttgaaatatcaatatcaattgtATACTTTTGGCCAACGTGAAAAAGTAATCATACCACACACAGCAAGACATGCATTTTCGTCAAAGTGGGACATACATTTATTTCCTAGGACCTACATTATGTGTGAATATACATAGAAACATTGCCTCCAATATCCGCACAGGTGTAAAATATATGAAGTATTCAATATCACAATTCTTTTTACGGGAATAACGATCAACATCTTTAAATTCATATTCCATTTTGAATGTTACAAaaaagtgatatacatgtacatagcttacATCATGTGTCATCAATAATAGTCTTTCAAACGTTGTCCTCTGACAAGAAGGTAATTCAATGAGCATTGTCGGGTACAATCTTCCATCTTTGACCATCCTGGGTACAACTTTTTTGCGGTCAGCATAACGTAGAACAAGATGTTCTAAATGAACTTATACTTATCAAAAACTGACACACATGTGACATTAAAGAGGTTGATTTTTGTGGAGGTGGGGAATGAAGGGCTTCTCCAGATCCTTTCAAGTTTCCGGCCCATGCAAGTGCCTTTCGCCTCGAGAGATCGTccttaaaggagtccttaagtccagaggggggagttatattccaatagatgataattttaggaagaaaaaatgaatactttttacagtatacgattaagtacccactagttacgtgcgcatcaaaaagcattcagtattctaccaaattccccaggtgaccctctattttctgattaatttaATCAAACAACCttagcctatggcttattacaatgtgcctgacaaggcctgacaaaagttagattacaaaaagaatgtcagggtggttaagaaaaactcgtcttgctttttgttcttttatatcttatcaacaattggccttcttattgtgcttaaccaccctcatttatgccaaaaatattcacggttaaagatgtatgtttacacatacggaatacatgggtagggtctgcacgggtatagcgagtatcatattgttttaaaaaacacaccttgtgtaattcaccacaaacaGAATTCTTTAAAAAgacggctgattatgtattcattgatacataatctaatggaaaataacaccgccttctggagtttaggactcctttaagaccacagcaagtaaattttatggatgacataaaATTTACCCTCATTATACCGAAAACGGGGCA
It contains:
- the LOC136423826 gene encoding carbohydrate sulfotransferase 10-like — protein: MKILRQKGDQSMTLLSEMTFGPTAKCLALLSMFAWIVAVYFSVGERPGMSWKAPPPRRKTFPVHVNNKNGGHHLDTAGTRHLAQSAQVKRIAIFKVFCGKKAGSLAGEFPSQKYIKQLIVIDKIKTIYCYIPKTGCTTTKFVLYNLQHNANESDVDHELGWIHKQDFRLLKHYSKKEADMRLATYNKLIVVRDPLERLASAWLDKFVHNPHRFSYIRRLQRKTLKKNWTKTTTKRSGSWNRRGSEGITSVVQSPVPFRDFIRSVIDNIYPNAHWEPFFSLCAPCQVKYDFIAHTDTLAADFRLFFHKIGAVVKDSILPRQYPTRGKAGLGNIFREVPTEDIRRIGEIYKPDFDMFGYSFDADHALIEHGRMKALNVSVQQSGDIQV